One segment of Cellulosilyticum sp. I15G10I2 DNA contains the following:
- a CDS encoding Gfo/Idh/MocA family protein: MDKKDGMNYAPKGKPRPVVAEGEFTFSAAFLKHGHIYGMTNGLLEAGATLKYVYDDDQVLVDHFLKQYPQAKQAVSFEEILNDQDTKLVAAAAITSERADVGFQVMKHGKDYFTDKAPFTTLEQIETAKKLIEETKMKYMVYYSEYLHVESAVFAKQLIEEGAIGEVVQVLGLGPHRLSAPSRPQWFFEKEKYGGILCDIGSHQIYQFLIFADVNQAKVVKSQIGNFNNPQYPELDDFGDATLVSDQGSTMYFRVDWFTPDGLSTWGDGRTIILGTEGYIELRKYTDLARDQRGNNVYLANKETEKYMNVEGKVGYPFFGEFILDCINRTENAMTQHQALLAAELSVKAQLQADVIKG; the protein is encoded by the coding sequence ATGGATAAGAAAGATGGCATGAATTATGCCCCAAAAGGAAAACCCAGGCCAGTTGTAGCTGAGGGGGAGTTCACTTTTTCGGCAGCGTTTCTAAAACATGGACATATTTATGGTATGACTAATGGGCTTCTTGAAGCTGGAGCTACGTTGAAATACGTTTATGATGATGATCAAGTGCTTGTAGATCACTTTTTAAAACAATATCCCCAAGCTAAACAGGCTGTGAGTTTTGAAGAAATTCTTAATGATCAGGATACAAAACTGGTTGCCGCAGCAGCAATCACTTCGGAACGTGCTGATGTAGGTTTTCAAGTGATGAAGCATGGCAAAGATTATTTTACAGATAAAGCCCCTTTTACAACGCTTGAGCAGATTGAAACAGCAAAAAAACTTATTGAAGAGACCAAGATGAAATACATGGTATACTATAGTGAATATCTTCATGTAGAGAGTGCGGTATTTGCCAAACAACTCATTGAAGAAGGGGCAATAGGAGAAGTTGTTCAAGTTTTAGGCCTAGGACCTCACAGACTTAGTGCGCCAAGTCGTCCGCAGTGGTTTTTTGAAAAAGAAAAGTATGGCGGGATTTTATGTGATATTGGAAGCCATCAAATTTATCAGTTTCTCATTTTTGCAGATGTCAACCAGGCAAAAGTAGTTAAGAGCCAAATCGGCAATTTCAATAATCCCCAGTATCCAGAGCTGGATGATTTTGGCGATGCAACATTGGTATCAGATCAAGGAAGCACCATGTATTTTAGAGTAGACTGGTTCACACCAGATGGTCTGTCTACGTGGGGTGACGGACGTACCATTATTCTCGGTACAGAAGGCTATATTGAACTTAGAAAATATACGGATTTGGCGAGGGATCAAAGAGGCAATAACGTTTATCTCGCAAACAAAGAGACTGAGAAGTACATGAATGTTGAAGGGAAAGTAGGGTATCCTTTCTTCGGAGAATTCATACTAGACTGTATCAACCGTACTGAAAATGCCATGACGCAACATCAAGCGCTTCTGGCGGCGGAGCTATCAGTAAAGGCTCAGTTGCAGGCGGATGTTATTAAAGGTTAG
- a CDS encoding TetR/AcrR family transcriptional regulator, whose product MREKKLDKRKAQGAETKKKLYEIAERLFTERNFSDVNVEDITDEAGITKGAFYVHFESKDALIATLIADYASRADTDYKTFLEMLPDDIHTSEVLLRLTQKITETLLNTIGYENMKKVYQMLLARSVDTEAVKGYGRELYTLFHGVLEKGIRRGELKSSLPSEELARHFVMAIRGVSYEWCVRYPDFDLKEQTMAHIQLLIKGIQT is encoded by the coding sequence ATGAGAGAGAAAAAACTCGACAAGAGGAAAGCCCAAGGAGCTGAAACTAAAAAGAAGCTGTATGAAATTGCGGAAAGGTTATTTACAGAACGCAATTTCTCCGATGTTAACGTAGAGGACATCACCGATGAGGCCGGTATTACCAAGGGTGCTTTTTATGTACACTTCGAATCTAAGGATGCGCTGATCGCTACTTTGATTGCTGACTATGCATCTCGAGCCGATACGGATTATAAAACCTTTTTGGAAATGCTGCCTGATGATATTCACACTTCAGAGGTACTCCTTAGGCTAACTCAAAAAATAACTGAAACGCTTTTAAATACTATCGGCTATGAAAATATGAAAAAGGTTTACCAAATGCTGCTGGCGAGATCCGTAGATACCGAAGCGGTAAAAGGTTACGGCAGAGAGCTTTATACGTTGTTTCATGGCGTGTTGGAAAAAGGTATTCGGCGTGGAGAGCTTAAATCTTCATTGCCGTCAGAGGAGCTTGCCCGACATTTTGTAATGGCGATACGGGGTGTCAGCTATGAATGGTGTGTTCGCTATCCTGACTTTGATTTAAAAGAGCAGACAATGGCGCATATCCAGTTGCTGATCAAGGGGATTCAAACCTAA
- a CDS encoding ABC transporter permease produces the protein MTNTIFSIRSTRSVERKKKSIWFYIKRDILLYLLLVPALIYFTIFRYGPMGGLVIAFKNYNMFEGIWGSEWVGLEVFKKIFQEDFFWLAVKNTVLLNLIVLAVKFPLSIFLSLLLNEVTSKTFKKTAQSILYLPYFVSWVTIAGIVTNLFSMNNGAVNNMIKGAGGEPIQFLLEHGWWITVYVFANTWKDVGWGTIIYMAALSGVDESLYEAAKIDGAGRIKCIWYIALPSIKSTMVVMFILSISQMMHIGLDAPLLLQNSKVIEVGEVLSTYVYKMGLQRVQYSFATAVGLFQSVINITLLLMANAFAKLLGEDGVI, from the coding sequence ATGACAAATACGATATTTTCCATACGTTCAACACGTTCTGTTGAAAGAAAGAAAAAAAGCATATGGTTTTATATAAAAAGAGACATCTTATTATATTTACTATTGGTTCCAGCTCTTATATATTTTACGATCTTTAGATATGGGCCAATGGGCGGGCTTGTAATTGCATTTAAAAATTATAATATGTTTGAAGGTATTTGGGGAAGCGAATGGGTAGGCTTAGAGGTATTTAAAAAGATTTTCCAAGAAGATTTCTTTTGGCTTGCAGTTAAAAATACTGTACTTTTGAATTTGATAGTATTGGCTGTGAAGTTTCCATTATCAATCTTCTTATCCTTATTACTCAATGAGGTAACAAGCAAGACTTTTAAGAAGACAGCACAATCTATATTATATTTGCCTTATTTCGTATCATGGGTAACTATTGCGGGTATTGTTACGAATCTCTTTTCAATGAATAATGGTGCCGTCAATAACATGATTAAAGGAGCAGGCGGGGAGCCCATTCAGTTTTTACTGGAACATGGCTGGTGGATTACTGTCTATGTTTTTGCAAATACGTGGAAAGACGTAGGGTGGGGGACGATCATTTATATGGCAGCTTTATCAGGTGTCGATGAGTCTCTTTATGAAGCCGCTAAAATAGATGGGGCTGGGCGTATTAAATGTATATGGTACATTGCACTCCCAAGTATCAAGTCAACTATGGTAGTTATGTTTATTCTTTCAATCAGCCAGATGATGCATATTGGATTAGATGCACCGTTATTACTTCAAAACAGCAAAGTCATTGAAGTGGGAGAAGTATTAAGTACCTACGTTTATAAAATGGGGCTGCAGCGTGTTCAATACAGCTTTGCAACAGCAGTAGGATTATTCCAGTCCGTCATTAACATTACGTTGTTATTAATGGCCAACGCATTTGCAAAATTATTAGGCGAAGATGGCGTTATTTAG
- a CDS encoding Gfo/Idh/MocA family protein, which yields MINVAIIGTGNIAPSHIEGYAAFKDRCKIAALVDIYPEKAQAIKEKYHLDADVYDSHEKLFERDDIHLISICTPPYTHAQISIDCMNHGLDVLCEKPMAASLAECDAMIDARDKTGQRLSIISQNRFRSPIMKLKNLLDQKVAGRVLHAQVDSVWWRGHSYYDLWWRGTWEKEGGGCTLNHAVHHIDMLNWMKGLPVEITAIVNNLNHDNAEVEDFSVAISKYEDGSMSTMMSSLVHHGEEQQFIFQCEQAKICAPWSVAAFKSRPNGFGEPYPEKQKEIEDYYRTLEDLEYEGHAGQIDNVIRSIENGHKNFLVQAEDGRRTLEYITAVYKSGFSSQKVCLPLEKDDPFYTVEGIQANVEKFYEKTGSVENFDPEFITTGNDYSKYNYDK from the coding sequence ATGATTAATGTAGCGATTATCGGAACCGGTAATATTGCACCATCACATATCGAAGGGTATGCTGCATTCAAAGACCGATGCAAAATTGCAGCACTGGTTGATATCTATCCAGAGAAGGCACAGGCTATTAAGGAAAAGTATCATTTGGATGCAGATGTATATGACAGCCATGAAAAACTATTTGAACGGGATGATATCCATTTGATTAGCATATGTACACCACCCTATACCCATGCGCAGATTTCTATAGATTGTATGAACCATGGACTGGATGTGCTTTGTGAAAAACCAATGGCAGCGTCCTTAGCAGAATGTGATGCTATGATTGATGCAAGAGATAAGACGGGGCAGCGTTTATCTATTATTTCGCAGAATCGCTTTCGATCCCCTATTATGAAATTAAAGAATTTACTAGATCAAAAGGTTGCCGGCAGGGTACTTCATGCACAAGTAGATTCAGTGTGGTGGAGAGGGCATTCCTATTATGATTTATGGTGGCGCGGAACTTGGGAAAAAGAAGGCGGCGGATGCACCTTAAATCATGCTGTGCATCATATCGATATGCTTAATTGGATGAAAGGCCTGCCGGTTGAGATTACAGCCATCGTTAACAATTTAAATCATGATAATGCGGAGGTAGAAGATTTTTCAGTAGCTATTTCTAAGTACGAAGATGGCTCTATGTCCACAATGATGAGTTCTTTGGTACATCATGGCGAAGAACAGCAATTTATCTTCCAATGTGAACAGGCTAAAATCTGTGCACCGTGGAGTGTTGCGGCATTTAAATCAAGACCTAATGGATTTGGGGAACCTTACCCAGAAAAACAAAAAGAAATTGAAGATTACTATCGGACATTAGAAGATTTAGAGTATGAAGGGCATGCAGGGCAGATTGACAATGTGATAAGGTCCATAGAAAATGGGCATAAAAACTTCTTAGTGCAGGCAGAAGACGGCCGTCGTACATTAGAATATATTACAGCAGTTTATAAATCAGGCTTTTCAAGTCAAAAGGTATGCCTTCCCTTAGAAAAAGATGATCCATTTTATACTGTTGAAGGCATTCAGGCAAATGTAGAGAAGTTTTATGAAAAAACAGGTTCGGTAGAAAATTTCGACCCGGAATTTATCACCACAGGCAATGATTATTCCAAGTATAATTATGATAAATAA
- a CDS encoding D-lyxose/D-mannose family sugar isomerase has translation MKRSVINKAIDEAIALMKEKQFPLPPFAYWTQDEWEKAGDEYQEIKDNMLGWDVTDFGSGDFSKTGLTVFTFRNGNTHNKEKYPKNYAEKLLLVSDGQVLPYHFHWSKMEDIIHRGGGDLLITLYNAAEDGQFADTDVEVSMDGRKVVVKAGTTLVIKPGESITLKPGQYHSWQGVPGTGPVILFEVSTTNDDFIDNRFYEAGERLPQVDEDEPIRHFMFTDYR, from the coding sequence ATGAAACGCTCAGTAATTAATAAAGCCATAGATGAGGCGATAGCCTTAATGAAGGAAAAACAATTCCCCTTGCCACCATTTGCTTATTGGACTCAGGATGAATGGGAAAAAGCGGGAGATGAGTATCAAGAGATCAAGGATAATATGTTAGGCTGGGATGTTACTGATTTTGGGAGTGGTGATTTTTCTAAAACGGGATTAACTGTGTTTACATTCAGAAATGGAAATACTCACAATAAAGAAAAATACCCCAAAAATTATGCAGAAAAGCTGCTTCTTGTCAGTGATGGTCAGGTACTGCCTTATCATTTCCACTGGAGTAAAATGGAAGATATCATTCATCGTGGTGGCGGAGACCTTTTGATTACATTATATAATGCTGCAGAAGACGGTCAATTTGCAGATACAGATGTTGAGGTGAGTATGGATGGCAGAAAAGTAGTTGTTAAAGCAGGTACGACGCTTGTTATAAAGCCGGGAGAGAGTATTACCTTAAAGCCAGGCCAATACCACTCGTGGCAAGGTGTGCCAGGGACTGGTCCTGTCATTCTCTTTGAAGTATCGACAACCAATGATGACTTTATAGATAATAGATTCTATGAAGCGGGTGAAAGATTGCCGCAAGTGGATGAAGACGAACCAATACGGCACTTCATGTTTACAGACTATCGGTAG
- a CDS encoding extracellular solute-binding protein, translating to MVKTKRIISLLIIATLTLTMFVGCGNNNTANTNSGKTSSTDPAKKPGELTEISVMLFDRGNIPAGQGTVDNNQWTQYVNQEMAKQGVKVNFVLIPRSEENTKIPVMMASGTAADIMMTYNSSIVEKWYNEGGIKDISKELAEHGQQIVEYVGQDVLSYGIGADGGQYAIPARRSITASFSGFIRKDWLDKLGLSVPKNIDELFNVLMAFKQKDPSNIGQDRLYPLAYSRGDTKGNLYTSFIEYEDEATYRSRSISLPSGSETGHAYTSETFRGYYEFLNKAYNNGLMDPEFFTSQFDQKEKEGVVAGTVGYWDTNVGANVDPLRGGLLQNLRATEPNADFVAIPALANMYDGKQYVDEYPPTGAFVFIPKTAKNPEACIKYLNFLAGEGGKTLWFGFEGKHYEVVDGVPMPKDVELNAQELDWIKHDTFLVGNQGYFKTEEDFIKAVSKTLPEYEQYLTDSYTLALTGTRLTATTYKSPTEIEQSGNLDKVNEDYKVKLITAKPEAFDALYKQYISELEKYDIAKIIEERYEHFSKSAK from the coding sequence ATGGTAAAAACAAAGAGGATCATCAGTTTGTTAATTATTGCAACATTAACGCTTACTATGTTTGTGGGATGTGGGAATAATAACACAGCAAATACTAACAGCGGAAAAACTTCAAGTACTGACCCAGCAAAGAAACCAGGGGAATTGACAGAAATCTCTGTAATGCTGTTTGATCGTGGCAATATACCAGCAGGACAAGGCACAGTAGATAACAACCAGTGGACCCAATATGTTAATCAAGAAATGGCAAAGCAAGGGGTTAAAGTTAACTTTGTGCTTATTCCAAGAAGTGAAGAAAATACAAAAATACCAGTTATGATGGCATCGGGTACGGCAGCTGACATTATGATGACCTATAACTCAAGTATTGTAGAAAAGTGGTATAACGAAGGTGGTATTAAAGATATTTCGAAAGAATTAGCAGAGCATGGACAGCAAATTGTTGAATATGTTGGTCAAGACGTATTAAGTTATGGTATTGGAGCGGACGGCGGGCAATATGCTATTCCAGCCCGCAGATCTATTACAGCATCCTTCAGTGGGTTTATCCGAAAAGACTGGTTAGACAAATTAGGTTTAAGTGTTCCAAAGAACATAGATGAACTCTTTAACGTACTTATGGCATTTAAACAAAAAGATCCAAGTAACATTGGTCAAGACAGACTCTATCCATTAGCTTATTCAAGAGGTGATACAAAAGGTAATTTATATACATCTTTTATTGAATACGAAGATGAAGCAACCTATAGATCACGAAGCATTTCGTTGCCATCAGGCAGTGAAACAGGTCATGCGTACACATCAGAGACTTTTAGAGGCTACTATGAGTTCTTAAATAAGGCTTACAATAATGGTTTGATGGATCCGGAATTCTTTACAAGTCAATTTGACCAAAAAGAAAAAGAAGGCGTTGTTGCTGGAACAGTTGGCTATTGGGACACAAATGTAGGTGCTAATGTTGACCCGCTGCGTGGAGGACTTCTTCAAAACTTAAGAGCTACTGAACCCAATGCAGATTTTGTAGCAATCCCAGCACTTGCAAATATGTATGACGGCAAACAATATGTAGATGAGTATCCGCCGACAGGAGCATTTGTATTCATACCTAAAACAGCAAAGAATCCCGAGGCATGTATTAAATATTTGAATTTCTTAGCTGGAGAAGGTGGAAAAACCTTATGGTTTGGCTTTGAAGGGAAACACTATGAAGTTGTAGATGGCGTGCCAATGCCAAAAGATGTAGAGCTAAATGCCCAAGAGTTAGATTGGATTAAACATGACACCTTTTTAGTAGGAAACCAAGGGTACTTTAAAACAGAAGAAGATTTTATCAAAGCGGTGTCAAAAACTTTACCGGAATATGAACAATACTTAACTGATTCTTATACACTTGCACTTACTGGTACACGTTTAACAGCTACAACTTATAAGTCTCCTACAGAAATAGAACAATCTGGTAATCTTGATAAAGTTAATGAAGACTACAAAGTTAAGTTAATAACAGCAAAACCAGAAGCATTTGATGCGCTTTATAAACAATACATTTCAGAGCTTGAAAAATATGATATTGCTAAAATTATTGAAGAACGCTATGAGCATTTCAGCAAATCAGCAAAATAG
- a CDS encoding carbohydrate ABC transporter permease — MRGRSEKARSKKFKLDEVLFSVYVYITIGFVVLLCLYPFLNVLAYSLSDSLAILSGKVTFYPINFQTSAYEKIMQTSMILNSLKNSVFITVAGTLLSLVVTTMAAYALSKPHLKGRAFFTFFILFTLYFGGGIIPTFMVVKGLGLVDSLASLVLPVMVSAFNFIIMKAFFQSLPSSIEESAKIDGCNDIYYLIKMALPLSKPIIATIGLFYAVMYWNDYFSSLMYITSPERYPLQLMLRQLLFTEALNQISTAEGIGQQVMPESMKAAAVVIAIIPIITIYPWLQKYFVKGVMLGSVKG; from the coding sequence ATGAGAGGAAGGTCAGAAAAAGCTCGATCAAAAAAATTCAAATTAGATGAAGTGCTGTTTAGTGTATATGTTTATATTACGATTGGCTTTGTTGTATTGTTGTGTCTCTATCCGTTTTTAAATGTACTTGCTTATTCGTTAAGTGACAGTTTGGCTATTTTATCTGGAAAGGTAACCTTTTATCCGATCAACTTTCAGACGAGTGCCTATGAAAAAATCATGCAGACGAGTATGATTTTAAATTCTTTAAAGAATTCGGTGTTCATAACAGTAGCAGGAACTCTTTTATCACTGGTTGTCACAACAATGGCAGCCTATGCTTTATCAAAACCGCACTTAAAGGGAAGAGCATTTTTTACATTTTTCATTTTGTTTACCTTGTATTTCGGGGGAGGGATTATTCCCACCTTTATGGTTGTTAAAGGACTTGGCTTAGTTGACAGTTTAGCATCACTGGTACTGCCTGTTATGGTAAGTGCATTTAACTTCATCATTATGAAAGCTTTTTTTCAAAGCTTACCTTCAAGTATCGAAGAGTCGGCCAAAATTGATGGATGTAATGATATTTATTACCTTATTAAGATGGCATTGCCGCTGTCTAAACCCATTATAGCGACTATAGGACTTTTTTATGCAGTGATGTACTGGAATGATTATTTTTCCAGCTTAATGTATATTACCAGTCCTGAGAGGTATCCGCTGCAATTGATGTTAAGACAATTACTATTTACAGAAGCACTCAACCAAATCTCAACAGCAGAAGGTATTGGACAGCAAGTTATGCCTGAATCTATGAAAGCAGCAGCAGTAGTTATAGCAATCATACCGATTATAACGATTTATCCTTGGCTGCAAAAGTATTTCGTCAAAGGCGTTATGCTTGGCTCAGTCAAAGGATAA